One window of the Oceanicoccus sp. KOV_DT_Chl genome contains the following:
- a CDS encoding glutathione S-transferase family protein: MNNNNLLTLWGSPHSLYTGKVRSYLIKKGLTFRELLPANPYFQNEIVTAVRLMVVPVVETADGEILQDSTAIIDQLEHRYPDNPMIPATPIQRIVAHLLDGFGSQGMLPAAMHYRWSYRTEQEHFLRAEFGRTIHHGSNREQRLAAGASMMDYFNGFLPTLGVNNDTISAVEAAHEDLLDALDTHFQHHPYLLGGHPCIADFGFMAPLYAHLARDPVPSALMKQRAPNVYRWTERMNQGLMIDAEFFDHPPEFLADDVIPETLEPILKLLFADWGRNLSPIHSSPITGYRKIVTQQQGK; encoded by the coding sequence ATGAACAATAACAATCTGCTTACCCTGTGGGGATCACCACACTCTCTCTACACCGGTAAAGTTCGCTCCTATCTAATCAAGAAAGGTTTAACCTTTCGCGAGTTACTCCCCGCCAACCCGTATTTTCAAAACGAAATAGTAACAGCGGTACGCTTGATGGTAGTACCTGTCGTGGAAACCGCCGACGGTGAGATTTTGCAAGACAGCACCGCCATTATCGACCAATTGGAACACCGCTACCCTGACAATCCAATGATCCCCGCCACCCCGATACAACGTATCGTCGCGCATTTACTCGATGGTTTCGGCAGCCAGGGCATGCTGCCAGCGGCGATGCATTACCGCTGGAGCTATCGTACCGAGCAGGAACATTTTCTGCGGGCAGAATTTGGACGCACGATTCATCATGGCTCTAACCGGGAACAACGGTTAGCTGCAGGCGCAAGCATGATGGATTATTTCAACGGTTTTCTACCCACCCTGGGCGTGAATAACGATACCATCTCCGCAGTAGAAGCTGCCCACGAAGATCTACTGGACGCACTCGATACTCACTTTCAACATCATCCTTACCTTCTTGGCGGTCACCCCTGCATTGCTGACTTTGGTTTTATGGCACCACTCTATGCACACTTGGCCCGGGACCCAGTACCCTCTGCCTTGATGAAACAACGTGCTCCTAATGTATATCGCTGGACCGAGCGCATGAATCAAGGTCTCATGATTGATGCTGAGTTTTTTGATCACCCGCCAGAATTTTTGGCCGACGACGTCATACCAGAAACGTTAGAACCAATTCTAAAACTCTTATTCGCCGATTGGGGCCGCAACTTATCGCCGATACACAGTTCACCAATAACTGGCTACAGGAAAATAGTGACACAGCAGCAGGGCAAATAG
- a CDS encoding AraC family transcriptional regulator translates to MKSTFTVSQDVVDEVCRIAQTMGYSIAAALQNSAVSNHNNRRMPAFEFCHLLAELKQQSGDPDIGLKIGRQFQPSGFNILGYLVMASPNIGAALPLVQQFQQLAIDCAQVDLRITEDEIHFNWTPFYGAGVVERVFIDLVLSAIRNFGIWATGVEDPFLSVYFQYKKPHSTQLCEDIFGHPGHYNCASNGFSMPITWHEKAIHTSSQNLTPILIDHATLSLNHLLRNEGFSGRVIEELIKQLPNGHTNIDTVAKIMNTSARTLQRHLNDQNTSFSELLQSIRYQMANYFLQHTELPIQEISARVGYQTQSSFTEAYKIWSGNTPIETRQKNI, encoded by the coding sequence ATGAAAAGTACATTTACAGTTTCACAGGATGTAGTCGACGAAGTTTGCCGAATAGCCCAAACCATGGGCTATTCTATTGCAGCAGCACTGCAAAATAGCGCTGTGAGCAACCACAACAACCGACGCATGCCCGCCTTTGAATTTTGCCATCTATTGGCAGAATTAAAACAGCAAAGCGGTGACCCCGATATCGGCCTAAAAATAGGGCGTCAATTTCAACCCTCAGGATTCAATATTCTCGGCTACCTGGTAATGGCCAGCCCCAACATCGGTGCCGCACTCCCTCTGGTACAGCAATTTCAGCAATTGGCGATTGATTGTGCACAAGTGGATTTGCGAATTACTGAAGACGAAATTCACTTTAATTGGACCCCTTTCTATGGTGCAGGCGTGGTCGAACGTGTTTTTATCGATCTAGTATTATCAGCTATTCGCAATTTCGGGATTTGGGCTACCGGCGTGGAGGACCCCTTTCTCAGCGTATATTTTCAATATAAAAAACCCCATAGCACGCAATTGTGCGAAGATATTTTTGGCCACCCAGGGCACTATAACTGTGCATCTAACGGCTTCAGCATGCCTATTACCTGGCACGAAAAAGCCATACATACCAGCAGTCAAAACCTCACGCCCATTCTTATTGACCACGCTACACTTTCGCTGAATCATCTGTTAAGAAATGAGGGGTTTTCCGGGCGTGTTATCGAGGAATTAATAAAGCAATTGCCTAATGGTCATACCAATATCGATACCGTAGCAAAAATAATGAATACATCGGCTCGCACCCTACAGCGCCACTTGAACGACCAAAACACCAGTTTTAGTGAATTATTGCAATCTATCCGCTACCAAATGGCCAATTATTTTCTTCAACACACAGAGCTACCAATACAAGAAATTTCCGCTCGCGTGGGCTACCAAACACAAAGTTCGTTTACCGAAGCCTACAAAATCTGGTCAGGAAATACACCGATTGAAACAAGACAGAAAAATATTTGA
- a CDS encoding gamma-glutamylcyclotransferase encodes MHKVFVYGSLKQGGHNHYFLSQSSFIGRCRTEPAYELFTLGSFPCVVSGGTTSVQGEVYEVDNSTLEKLDELEGHPDWYQREQITTVYGAAYLYLYLGDVGHCSKIVSGEWIIPAIDNN; translated from the coding sequence ATGCACAAAGTATTTGTCTATGGCTCCCTGAAACAGGGTGGCCACAATCATTATTTTCTTAGCCAAAGTAGTTTTATTGGTCGCTGTCGCACTGAGCCTGCCTATGAGTTATTTACACTGGGATCATTTCCTTGCGTTGTCAGTGGTGGTACTACTTCCGTGCAGGGCGAGGTCTATGAAGTTGATAATTCTACTCTTGAAAAATTAGATGAATTAGAGGGGCATCCCGACTGGTATCAGCGCGAGCAAATAACCACTGTATACGGAGCGGCTTACTTATACCTATATCTTGGTGATGTGGGTCACTGTTCGAAAATTGTATCGGGTGAGTGGATTATTCCTGCGATAGATAATAATTAA